A genomic segment from Neobacillus sp. YX16 encodes:
- a CDS encoding ABC transporter permease: MIKKIWNKVLDYQSIFILLIVWEIIAAFGIMPERLFPSMFVVIGVAYDLALSPLLWDNLSVTMVRVLSGFTIAAVMGVPLGIMMSRFNVMNKLMQPMLSIGYPIPRVALYPILVFMLGIGSGSKIFLIVLECLFPIIINTYYGALRVNHIYVWASQNMGANHFNMFWKVLLPATAPSIFTGLRIALPLALIISILTEMISSTEGMGYLLSFMSSSLVQENVLASVMLIAIVGYLLSVILDVIQKKFIFWH; this comes from the coding sequence ATGATAAAAAAGATTTGGAATAAAGTATTAGACTATCAATCCATTTTTATTCTATTGATTGTATGGGAAATTATTGCTGCATTTGGTATTATGCCAGAACGGCTATTCCCATCCATGTTTGTTGTGATTGGGGTGGCGTACGATCTTGCCTTGTCACCACTGCTTTGGGATAACTTGTCGGTAACCATGGTCCGTGTATTAAGTGGATTTACAATTGCAGCTGTGATGGGTGTCCCGCTAGGAATCATGATGAGCCGATTTAATGTTATGAATAAATTGATGCAGCCGATGCTTTCAATTGGCTATCCCATACCTAGGGTTGCACTATACCCTATTCTAGTTTTTATGCTTGGTATTGGTTCAGGTTCAAAGATTTTCTTAATCGTTTTGGAATGCTTGTTTCCTATTATTATTAATACTTATTATGGTGCACTAAGGGTAAACCATATCTATGTATGGGCTTCACAGAATATGGGAGCCAATCATTTTAACATGTTTTGGAAGGTATTGCTGCCTGCAACAGCTCCATCTATCTTTACGGGCTTGAGAATTGCACTTCCACTTGCACTTATTATTTCAATATTAACAGAAATGATAAGTTCAACAGAAGGAATGGGATATTTACTAAGCTTTATGTCTTCATCACTCGTTCAAGAAAATGTATTAGCATCCGTAATGCTGATTGCTATAGTGGGTTATTTATTGAGTGTTATTCTCGATGTAATACAGAAAAAGTTTATCTTTTGGCATTAA
- a CDS encoding IclR family transcriptional regulator, with product MSEDKNDRYLSNSLVRGLEILKMFNGDMPTLSLSEIANKLNVSRTTPYRILFTLQSLGYIRQDELTKRYELTPKVLELGFTYLNTMPLLDLARPYLEELRDKTGLSTHLGILDGNEVAYIARVPGKGVSTVNVTVGSRLPAHATALGKVLLAFQKEEKLTAMLNGNELKSYTGKTKTELLALEKELTKIKKKGYSTSDEEFENGIFSVAAPIVNKQGHIIAAINVVAPVAVCKDDFITETVIPVLLKQADQLSSYSGYHQHN from the coding sequence ATGTCTGAAGATAAAAATGATCGTTACTTATCCAATTCTCTTGTTAGAGGTTTAGAAATATTAAAGATGTTTAATGGTGACATGCCCACACTTTCATTATCTGAAATAGCTAATAAGCTTAATGTTAGTCGTACAACTCCTTACCGAATCTTGTTCACTCTTCAATCCTTAGGTTATATCAGGCAGGATGAACTAACAAAAAGATATGAACTGACGCCTAAAGTCCTTGAACTAGGGTTCACCTATTTGAATACAATGCCTTTGTTAGACTTAGCACGGCCTTACTTAGAAGAACTCAGAGATAAAACGGGGTTATCAACACATCTCGGAATACTTGATGGTAATGAAGTTGCTTATATCGCAAGAGTTCCTGGAAAAGGTGTATCAACTGTCAATGTTACAGTTGGCTCAAGACTTCCTGCACATGCTACGGCTTTAGGAAAGGTATTGCTTGCATTTCAGAAAGAAGAAAAATTAACCGCCATGCTAAATGGGAATGAATTAAAGTCGTATACCGGTAAGACAAAAACAGAACTACTAGCATTAGAAAAAGAATTAACAAAAATAAAGAAAAAGGGTTATTCTACAAGCGATGAAGAATTTGAAAACGGAATATTTTCTGTTGCTGCTCCAATAGTAAATAAACAGGGTCATATTATTGCCGCAATTAATGTCGTAGCACCTGTGGCCGTCTGTAAAGATGATTTTATTACGGAAACAGTTATTCCTGTTTTACTAAAACAGGCAGACCAACTTTCTTCCTATTCAGGATATCACCAACATAATTAA
- a CDS encoding ABC transporter permease gives MDNKLLRMVAVIELLAIFLIWELLAVFQWFPTYLSSPLAIIKSMGELWVDGDLLNHIGSSLFRSLMGFLLVVIVGVTLGILAGYYRRVGTFFDPIVNTLNPIPKIALLPILMVWFGISDTTRILIIFLTAFFPCFVATRDGVKSIKQVYLWSGQNMGASTFQLLRKIVFPVTLPKIFDGLRVSLGLTFVMMFSSEIIGAANGFGLGFLILNADLGGRTDYMFAGVAFIGLLGFIFDKLLLTIRGRVLWWDVNKA, from the coding sequence ATGGATAATAAACTTCTCCGAATGGTTGCTGTTATTGAGCTATTGGCCATATTTTTAATATGGGAACTCCTAGCTGTCTTTCAATGGTTCCCAACCTATTTATCCAGCCCTTTGGCGATTATTAAATCAATGGGTGAACTTTGGGTGGATGGAGATTTATTAAATCATATCGGTTCCAGTCTTTTTAGATCACTAATGGGCTTTTTGCTAGTGGTTATTGTGGGTGTTACTTTAGGAATCTTAGCCGGATATTATCGGAGAGTAGGGACATTCTTTGATCCAATTGTAAACACTCTTAATCCAATACCAAAGATTGCTTTATTACCAATCTTAATGGTTTGGTTTGGAATATCAGATACAACTCGAATATTAATTATATTTTTAACTGCGTTTTTTCCATGCTTTGTTGCAACAAGAGATGGTGTAAAATCCATCAAGCAAGTCTATCTTTGGTCAGGACAAAATATGGGAGCAAGTACTTTTCAATTATTAAGAAAAATTGTATTTCCTGTTACACTTCCCAAGATATTTGATGGATTAAGAGTCTCATTAGGATTGACCTTTGTCATGATGTTTTCATCAGAGATTATTGGCGCTGCAAACGGCTTTGGATTAGGTTTCTTGATTCTTAATGCTGATCTCGGGGGAAGAACAGACTATATGTTTGCTGGTGTAGCATTTATCGGATTACTGGGATTTATCTTTGATAAACTGTTACTTACCATTCGAGGCAGGGTATTATGGTGGGATGTTAATAAAGCATAA
- a CDS encoding MFS transporter, protein MGNKRWLYIAVPIFFFWFFGQIDKLGISIIQTDPSFLADLGITGADKNAKIGFITFIFTVSYAFSNLFWGFIIDKLGARKTAIIGLCIWTLTMIFGGLATSYEMFLVSRVILGFGEGMMIPVCGKFISNWFNHRELGRAQSSWLAGNYFGPACGAVILSLVIATFHWEAAFFFLAGFNLFIVIPMFVFLTRDTPEEHHRIDQKELAYIRTPDPNEKIKPKQNFTQDYRYWIVWFGMLMSSFLFFGISIWLPTYLVEAKSFSREAMTGITSLSWLFALGFVLACGYLADKTKRPSLLATILFSLTAIFLASAILAPHPVIAGICMGLAMGTQGGVFHLSNLFIVKYSTPATAGRAAGLMGFTNILGGFSSYIMGWLRDFSGGDFGPSIVMLIVAAGLGFAAYLFTLKKEAVDVRSLKVNSNRVII, encoded by the coding sequence ATGGGGAACAAAAGGTGGCTTTATATTGCAGTCCCAATCTTTTTCTTTTGGTTTTTTGGACAAATTGATAAGTTAGGCATTTCAATTATCCAAACTGATCCGTCCTTCCTAGCAGACCTAGGTATAACAGGAGCAGATAAAAACGCAAAAATTGGCTTCATCACATTCATCTTTACCGTGTCCTATGCTTTTTCTAATCTATTTTGGGGTTTTATTATTGATAAACTAGGAGCTAGAAAAACAGCGATCATAGGCCTCTGTATTTGGACACTCACGATGATATTTGGAGGACTGGCAACTTCCTATGAGATGTTTCTTGTAAGCCGTGTGATCCTAGGATTTGGTGAAGGGATGATGATTCCTGTCTGTGGGAAATTTATCTCCAATTGGTTTAACCATCGCGAGCTTGGAAGAGCTCAATCTTCATGGCTGGCTGGAAACTACTTTGGACCTGCCTGCGGAGCGGTGATATTAAGCTTAGTAATCGCTACTTTTCATTGGGAAGCTGCCTTTTTCTTTTTAGCTGGATTTAACCTTTTCATCGTCATTCCGATGTTTGTATTTTTAACAAGGGATACACCTGAAGAACATCACCGTATCGATCAAAAGGAATTAGCGTATATTCGCACTCCTGATCCAAATGAAAAAATAAAACCAAAGCAAAATTTCACGCAAGATTATCGTTATTGGATTGTTTGGTTTGGAATGCTTATGTCTTCCTTTTTATTTTTTGGAATCAGTATTTGGCTCCCTACCTACTTAGTTGAAGCAAAAAGCTTCTCAAGAGAGGCCATGACTGGTATCACCTCATTATCTTGGCTGTTTGCTCTAGGCTTCGTACTAGCTTGCGGATATTTAGCGGACAAAACAAAGCGCCCTAGCTTACTCGCTACTATATTATTTAGTTTAACTGCGATTTTTCTAGCGTCAGCTATACTTGCTCCTCATCCTGTTATTGCAGGAATTTGTATGGGACTAGCAATGGGAACGCAGGGTGGAGTCTTTCATTTAAGTAATCTATTTATTGTAAAATATTCTACACCAGCAACGGCAGGTCGTGCTGCTGGCTTAATGGGGTTTACGAACATTTTAGGTGGTTTTTCAAGTTATATTATGGGCTGGCTTCGTGATTTTTCAGGTGGTGACTTTGGACCATCGATTGTGATGTTGATCGTGGCAGCAGGATTAGGTTTTGCAGCGTATCTCTTTACATTGAAAAAAGAAGCGGTCGATGTCCGAAGCCTTAAAGTGAATTCTAATAGAGTTATAATTTAA
- a CDS encoding ABC transporter ATP-binding protein, with protein MTKKNAAMEIENLRKVYSTKKEETVAIKDVSLTIPEGKFVSIVGPSGCGKSTFLHIVGGFIEKSSGKVKVRGKEVEKPGPDRGMMFQESALFPWLNVFDNVAWGLDIQGMPKKEKNEIVERYLKLVRLWDFRNQLPSQLSGGMRQRISLARILAFDPEVLLMDEPFGALDAQTREEMQVELLRIWSESKKSVLFVTHDIEEAVFLSDTVVVFSGRPAVISEIIDIKFPRPRDLNLYKSPEFRDYRNQIWDLLHQEHHKPVQIVSEVVNG; from the coding sequence ATGACCAAAAAGAACGCTGCTATGGAAATTGAGAATTTGAGAAAGGTTTATTCCACCAAAAAGGAAGAAACAGTTGCGATAAAAGATGTAAGTTTAACAATCCCTGAAGGAAAATTTGTTAGTATCGTGGGGCCAAGCGGCTGCGGAAAAAGCACATTTTTACACATTGTCGGGGGATTTATTGAAAAGTCATCCGGTAAAGTAAAAGTAAGAGGAAAAGAAGTTGAAAAGCCCGGGCCAGACAGGGGAATGATGTTTCAGGAATCTGCCCTATTTCCATGGTTGAATGTATTTGACAATGTTGCTTGGGGATTAGATATTCAAGGGATGCCGAAGAAGGAGAAAAACGAGATTGTTGAAAGGTATTTGAAATTGGTGCGCTTATGGGATTTTCGAAATCAATTACCTTCCCAGCTATCAGGCGGGATGAGACAGAGAATTTCGCTTGCGCGGATACTTGCTTTCGATCCTGAAGTTTTGTTAATGGATGAACCTTTTGGTGCATTGGATGCACAAACAAGAGAGGAAATGCAGGTTGAATTGCTTCGCATATGGAGTGAATCGAAGAAAAGTGTATTATTTGTTACCCATGATATCGAAGAGGCAGTATTCTTAAGCGATACCGTTGTTGTTTTTTCCGGCAGACCAGCTGTTATTTCAGAAATAATTGATATCAAGTTTCCGCGACCTAGAGATTTAAATCTTTATAAATCCCCTGAATTCAGAGATTATCGTAATCAAATTTGGGATCTGCTTCATCAAGAGCATCATAAACCTGTCCAAATTGTATCGGAGGTAGTCAATGGATAA
- a CDS encoding thiamine pyrophosphate-binding protein, producing MMSPQVQMEFTTADAIVQELVRAGVTTAFGIVSIHNMPIYDAILREGSIHLVCSRGESGAVNMADGYARATGKLGVVITSTGTGAGNAAGSLIEAWAAGVPVLHITGEVASPYLGTGRGYIHECKDQLSMMEGACKKALRLRKPEQIAAVVRQAIQDALAAPSGPVTLEIPIDFQSAIIPNYTLEEVRFAAPTSHIAIDLPKEIVAKVSNARRPVIWAGGGVISAGASNEVKQLAEIIGAAVITSQTGKGSIPEDHPQCIGHFAAYELTKKLLMDSDLLISIGVRFRGNETANWKVPVPKEHIAIDADWQAINRNYEATNGLVGDAKQILNTIIQDLTNIEINPDPAYLDEVQSVRQELRAALRATLGPYEQILDGMRKILPRDSILVRDVTVQANVWGSRLFEIYEPRTSIHASGGGIGQGLPTAIGAQMAFKDRQVVLMAGDGGFMVNVGEMATAAQENLPLIVVLFDDAGYGVLRNIQDAAYGRQVAVDLLSPDFVLLGQSMGFDSTRIGSPDEFVSALEKAVDTKKPAIIVVDMEAVGPMAKPFGGPPGAADAFKPRKL from the coding sequence ATGATGAGTCCACAAGTTCAAATGGAATTTACAACGGCAGATGCTATTGTTCAAGAGTTAGTCCGAGCAGGTGTTACGACAGCTTTCGGAATTGTCAGCATCCATAATATGCCAATCTATGATGCGATTCTTCGTGAGGGAAGCATTCACCTCGTTTGTTCTCGCGGTGAAAGCGGAGCAGTTAATATGGCTGATGGTTATGCACGTGCAACTGGTAAATTGGGTGTCGTCATTACTAGTACAGGGACTGGAGCTGGAAATGCTGCCGGTTCACTTATTGAAGCTTGGGCAGCAGGCGTGCCTGTTCTGCATATTACTGGTGAAGTAGCTTCTCCTTACTTAGGTACGGGAAGAGGATATATTCACGAATGTAAGGATCAGTTGTCGATGATGGAAGGAGCCTGTAAAAAGGCACTTCGTTTAAGAAAACCGGAGCAAATAGCTGCTGTAGTTAGACAAGCGATTCAAGATGCATTAGCTGCTCCATCTGGACCAGTAACGCTTGAAATTCCCATCGATTTTCAATCTGCAATTATCCCAAACTATACTCTTGAAGAAGTCAGATTCGCAGCTCCAACGAGCCATATAGCTATAGATTTACCCAAAGAAATCGTAGCCAAAGTCAGTAATGCCCGCCGTCCTGTTATTTGGGCAGGGGGAGGAGTGATTTCTGCAGGGGCATCGAATGAAGTAAAGCAATTGGCAGAAATAATTGGTGCAGCTGTTATCACAAGTCAAACTGGAAAAGGAAGTATTCCAGAAGATCATCCTCAGTGTATCGGTCACTTTGCAGCATACGAGTTAACGAAAAAATTATTAATGGATTCAGATTTATTGATAAGTATTGGTGTACGTTTTAGAGGAAACGAAACTGCGAACTGGAAAGTTCCTGTTCCGAAAGAACATATTGCCATTGATGCAGATTGGCAGGCTATTAATCGGAACTACGAAGCTACCAATGGGCTAGTAGGTGATGCCAAGCAAATCCTTAATACAATCATTCAAGACTTAACCAATATAGAAATAAATCCTGACCCGGCATATCTAGATGAAGTACAATCGGTACGACAAGAATTACGAGCTGCGTTACGAGCAACCCTTGGTCCATACGAACAAATTCTAGATGGCATGCGAAAAATATTGCCGCGTGATTCTATATTAGTGCGTGATGTAACCGTCCAAGCAAATGTGTGGGGAAGTCGATTATTTGAAATCTATGAACCTCGTACTTCTATTCATGCTTCTGGTGGAGGAATTGGCCAGGGATTACCGACAGCCATTGGCGCACAAATGGCTTTCAAAGACCGTCAAGTAGTGTTGATGGCTGGTGATGGCGGATTTATGGTGAATGTAGGAGAAATGGCAACTGCTGCTCAAGAAAATTTACCATTAATCGTGGTATTGTTCGATGATGCTGGCTATGGGGTACTCCGAAATATTCAAGATGCTGCCTACGGACGTCAAGTAGCAGTCGATCTCTTAAGTCCTGATTTTGTACTATTAGGACAATCTATGGGATTTGATTCTACTAGAATCGGCTCACCTGATGAATTTGTCTCAGCACTTGAAAAAGCAGTTGATACTAAAAAACCAGCTATTATTGTTGTTGATATGGAAGCTGTGGGACCAATGGCAAAGCCATTTGGAGGACCTCCAGGCGCAGCAGATGCATTCAAACCGAGAAAGCTTTAA
- a CDS encoding VOC family protein, translated as MVGITHLRHIGLITPVLQEQANFYEKIWGLDKVAQDEKTVYFRGAGPENHILSLHVGEKRGLHHIAFGMVDKNAVDRAADFLASKGVKIIADPGYLDEEGKGYGLRFVDPENRCIELSAWVEMHTTIWNKKNVDPVKLNHVVMNTADLDMITDFYTNIIGFKVTDWSEHQMSFLRCNRKHHSLAFNQDKHASVNHIAYEVDTVDEVMRGIANVRKAGYQEIWGPGRHGPGNNIFCYFQDPAKFVMEYTCYLETIEDESEWRARVWKRVPHLMDQWGIAGPPKPETRAAMGGEPDPGWVNVKALL; from the coding sequence ATGGTTGGTATTACCCACTTAAGACATATTGGTTTAATTACCCCAGTTCTACAAGAACAAGCTAATTTTTATGAAAAAATTTGGGGATTAGATAAAGTAGCGCAAGACGAAAAAACTGTATATTTTCGTGGTGCTGGCCCTGAAAATCATATCTTAAGCTTACATGTTGGAGAAAAGAGAGGACTGCACCATATCGCTTTTGGTATGGTCGATAAAAATGCAGTTGATAGAGCAGCAGACTTCCTAGCTTCTAAAGGAGTAAAAATAATAGCCGATCCTGGTTATCTAGATGAAGAAGGAAAAGGTTATGGTCTTCGGTTTGTTGATCCTGAAAACCGCTGTATCGAATTATCCGCATGGGTTGAGATGCATACAACCATATGGAACAAGAAAAATGTTGACCCCGTTAAACTTAATCATGTCGTAATGAATACAGCAGACCTAGATATGATTACTGATTTTTATACGAATATTATTGGCTTTAAAGTTACGGATTGGAGCGAGCATCAGATGTCTTTCCTTCGCTGTAACCGGAAACACCATTCACTTGCATTTAATCAAGATAAACATGCTTCAGTAAACCATATTGCTTATGAAGTAGATACGGTTGATGAAGTAATGCGTGGAATTGCCAATGTCAGGAAGGCTGGATATCAAGAGATTTGGGGACCAGGACGTCATGGCCCTGGTAATAATATTTTTTGTTATTTCCAGGACCCCGCAAAGTTTGTCATGGAATATACCTGTTATTTGGAGACGATTGAAGATGAAAGTGAATGGAGAGCCCGTGTTTGGAAGCGTGTCCCTCATTTGATGGACCAATGGGGAATTGCTGGACCTCCAAAGCCAGAAACCCGCGCAGCGATGGGTGGAGAACCAGACCCTGGATGGGTAAACGTGAAAGCACTGCTCTAA
- a CDS encoding SDR family oxidoreductase: MDLGLKGKVAVIMGGTSGVGLKTAEMFLQEGAKVAICGRNNERKEKALDYLLQFGSADSIYAATCDVTNKDDVNAFIIGTAAFFDGIDILVNAAGQSVMGYFFDVTDEQWQEQIQLKYFAIIYAVKAVHPYLVKRGGGRIININATLAKEPERHMIATAATRAGLLNLSKTLSQELAPDNILVNSVSLGLIRTDQWERRRMKNAPDMDPEEYYADLAKKRNIPLGRVGEAEEVASVILFLSSKQASYVSGSTIETAGALGKAL; this comes from the coding sequence ATGGACTTGGGTTTAAAAGGAAAAGTGGCTGTTATTATGGGAGGAACATCAGGTGTCGGTTTAAAAACAGCTGAGATGTTCCTGCAAGAAGGTGCCAAGGTAGCAATATGCGGCAGAAATAATGAGCGGAAAGAAAAAGCTTTAGATTACCTATTACAGTTTGGGTCCGCTGACTCTATTTATGCGGCAACCTGTGATGTAACGAATAAAGATGATGTTAATGCATTTATAATTGGTACTGCTGCTTTTTTTGATGGTATTGATATATTGGTGAATGCAGCAGGGCAAAGTGTAATGGGGTATTTTTTTGATGTAACAGATGAACAATGGCAGGAGCAAATCCAACTAAAATACTTCGCTATCATTTATGCAGTTAAGGCTGTCCATCCATATCTTGTCAAGCGTGGCGGTGGAAGAATTATTAATATCAACGCAACTCTGGCCAAAGAGCCTGAACGACATATGATTGCGACAGCAGCTACAAGAGCTGGGCTATTAAATTTAAGTAAAACTCTTTCTCAAGAGCTTGCTCCAGATAATATTCTAGTAAACTCAGTCAGCTTAGGTTTGATACGAACCGATCAATGGGAGCGTAGAAGAATGAAAAATGCTCCAGATATGGATCCTGAAGAATATTATGCTGATTTAGCAAAGAAGCGAAATATTCCATTAGGACGGGTTGGGGAAGCAGAAGAGGTTGCAAGTGTCATTCTCTTTTTATCCTCTAAACAAGCCAGCTATGTATCAGGTTCTACGATAGAAACGGCGGGAGCACTTGGGAAAGCACTATAA
- a CDS encoding alpha/beta hydrolase has protein sequence MPYLSVEDLSIHYEKEGNGNPIIILHGMGNNSQSWKNQLAGLSENYTVIAWDAPGYGKSSDPKEEFKEFSQFADILKGFIDALNYKSVTLLGHSMGSAIALDFCYRFPEMVETLIISDATRGSASLSMEENQKRLTARLNNINTLDPKEIAAKRVKELLSPNPDPEVKKEAERIMSQVRPMGYRSVAYSLFHLNQMNMLSSITTRSLIICGEFDKVTPVSESEIFHKQLKNSELVIIPGTGHLCYQENPNSFNKIVLDFLS, from the coding sequence ATGCCGTATTTATCCGTAGAGGATTTATCTATTCATTATGAGAAAGAAGGGAACGGAAACCCGATAATCATACTCCATGGGATGGGTAACAATTCTCAATCCTGGAAAAATCAATTAGCTGGGCTAAGTGAAAATTATACGGTGATCGCTTGGGATGCACCAGGATATGGAAAGAGTTCAGACCCTAAAGAGGAATTCAAGGAGTTTAGTCAGTTTGCAGATATTTTAAAAGGATTTATAGATGCCCTAAACTATAAATCTGTAACTCTCTTAGGACATTCGATGGGTTCTGCGATTGCACTGGATTTTTGTTATCGATTTCCTGAAATGGTGGAAACTTTAATCATCTCAGATGCTACAAGGGGATCCGCATCGTTAAGTATGGAAGAAAATCAAAAGAGGTTAACAGCACGCCTTAATAATATTAATACATTAGATCCAAAGGAAATTGCTGCAAAAAGAGTGAAGGAACTTCTGTCGCCAAATCCTGATCCAGAAGTCAAAAAGGAAGCGGAAAGAATTATGTCACAGGTAAGACCTATGGGGTACCGATCAGTTGCATATTCTTTATTTCATTTAAACCAAATGAACATGTTATCCTCTATTACGACTCGCTCACTTATTATTTGTGGAGAATTCGATAAGGTAACCCCGGTAAGTGAGTCAGAGATTTTCCATAAACAGCTAAAAAATTCAGAGTTAGTAATCATTCCGGGAACAGGACATTTATGTTATCAGGAAAATCCGAACAGCTTTAATAAAATTGTATTGGACTTTCTTAGTTAA
- a CDS encoding IclR family transcriptional regulator: MTKDDKERYNANALVRGLEILKLFGEERQTLSLVEIAKELNVSRTVPFRLLFTLQSLGYLAQDEATKRYSLTPKVLEIGFSYLSSLKLPEIAQPYIENLRDETGASCHLSILDGHEVVYVGSAPVRGISAINVNIGLRLPAHATANGKVQLAYQSKEQLNMVLYGSNLKPYTDRTQTDLLDLQEELEGIRKKGYAITKGELTLGIQSVAAPIFDRSGKVLAAVNVVATETTFHNEFIEKVALPRALETSAKLSSYMGYHLKN; this comes from the coding sequence ATGACAAAGGATGATAAAGAACGATATAATGCCAATGCATTAGTAAGAGGATTAGAAATATTAAAGTTGTTTGGTGAGGAACGGCAGACATTATCATTGGTCGAAATTGCAAAAGAACTAAACGTAAGCCGGACAGTACCATTTAGGTTATTATTTACTCTTCAATCACTTGGTTACCTAGCTCAAGATGAAGCCACTAAGCGATACAGTTTAACACCTAAAGTTTTAGAAATTGGGTTTTCATACTTAAGTAGTTTAAAGCTTCCGGAAATTGCGCAGCCATATATTGAAAACTTAAGAGATGAAACAGGAGCATCCTGTCATCTTTCGATATTGGATGGACATGAAGTTGTTTATGTAGGGAGCGCCCCTGTTAGAGGCATTTCAGCCATTAATGTTAATATTGGACTTAGACTCCCTGCCCATGCAACTGCAAATGGAAAGGTGCAGCTAGCATACCAATCGAAGGAACAATTAAATATGGTTTTATATGGATCAAATTTAAAACCTTATACAGATAGGACCCAAACTGATTTATTAGATTTACAGGAAGAATTAGAAGGAATTCGTAAAAAAGGATATGCGATTACCAAAGGAGAATTAACGTTAGGAATTCAATCAGTGGCTGCGCCGATTTTCGACCGTTCTGGAAAGGTTTTGGCAGCTGTAAATGTAGTAGCTACTGAAACAACATTCCATAATGAATTCATCGAGAAAGTAGCACTGCCTAGAGCATTAGAAACATCAGCAAAATTGTCTAGCTATATGGGATATCATTTAAAAAACTAG
- a CDS encoding cupin domain-containing protein, which produces MAEEKFNVAEFEKKYVARLQDRSLDWNVLKFQEEIDPKYKRAQMRYIGRGATANNDSNVIAAEHFTLSTMVLPAGCIGPLHLHDDVEEVFFILKGSVKALIQEVGKDEVHEIRLNERDCISSPPGVYRGIHNDGDEEALMLVMLGAVKPNLPTYVEGSALEELRIQRAKEREAIINGNK; this is translated from the coding sequence ATGGCAGAAGAAAAGTTTAATGTAGCAGAGTTTGAAAAGAAATATGTGGCTAGATTACAAGATCGTAGTTTAGATTGGAACGTTTTAAAATTTCAAGAAGAAATTGATCCAAAATACAAAAGAGCTCAAATGAGATATATCGGTCGTGGAGCTACAGCTAATAATGATTCAAATGTTATTGCAGCTGAACATTTTACACTAAGCACAATGGTTCTTCCAGCAGGCTGTATTGGTCCCCTACATTTACACGATGATGTTGAAGAAGTTTTCTTCATTCTTAAGGGCAGTGTGAAAGCGCTTATTCAAGAGGTGGGAAAAGATGAAGTGCACGAAATTCGCTTAAATGAAAGGGATTGCATTAGCTCACCTCCAGGAGTGTACCGTGGTATTCACAACGATGGTGATGAAGAAGCATTAATGCTTGTAATGCTTGGGGCCGTTAAACCAAACCTGCCAACTTATGTAGAAGGCAGTGCACTTGAAGAGCTTCGTATCCAACGCGCAAAAGAAAGAGAAGCAATTATCAACGGAAATAAATAA